The following proteins come from a genomic window of Phacochoerus africanus isolate WHEZ1 chromosome 9, ROS_Pafr_v1, whole genome shotgun sequence:
- the LOC125136747 gene encoding disintegrin and metalloproteinase domain-containing protein 20-like, producing the protein MGPASAQAQLRGDPCLPLLWLFLGPICCSYAPPGWRFTASEIVIPRKVSHRVSTAEIQGQLSYKIRFGGQRHVVHMRVKKSLLPRHFPVITDNDQGAMQEDYPFVPRDCYYYGYLEGVPGSMGTLDTCHGGLRGMLQVDDFTYEIKPLEASSKFEHVISLLVLQKTPGEDEKCKIGGEDTNQADEEALLAEMPRAGPVYMWWPHRKSLKMHYTVSYSLYLQQTNQTLIVENVMILNNIVHSIFLYNLVEVHVRLLCIWTRTEKFEVGAGKWRSIDNAVAHFGYWEINLHNLHPRDCSILFTGDKAHHANYFAFKSGLCKPNWGSSYIFLARYHIFMGASLSAHVICHLFGCDHDTSGCHCFRRAKCVMAPEPGFLDVMSNCSYGSLASWVNGRWDGCLSARNIPYDNIPYVAPRCGDKIRNLREDCDCGTLKDCAKDKCCESHCVFTLGSSCYQGPCCIDCKYAQPGKVCRNILGICDLPEYCTGTTHACPRDSYIQDGTPCSPLAVCVRGNCSDRDMQCQALFGFKIKDAAPACYKTLNVKGDRFGNCGVKPHQGGSRPVPCELDDIYCGLLHCTAISKIPSGNEHTTFRHILVHDVKPQTCFGFDAHHSSQVPEMGLVVDGASCGPGKYCKDQNCTFYPDLRFDCDVQKCNFRGVCNNRKHCHCQQGWKPPNCSAVGAGGSVDSGPPPDKHTDSGTKIVTEIDKELVLLLLRFFLFLLSVVVGALFQL; encoded by the coding sequence ATGGGAcctgcctctgcccaggcccAGCTGCGAGGTGATCCCTGCTTGCCTCTGCTCTGGTTATTCCTGGGCCCGATCTGTTGCTCCTATGCCCCACCAGGATGGCGCTTCACTGCCTCTGAAATTGTGATCCCCAGGAAGGTGTCCCACAGAGTGAGTACAGCTGAGATACAAGGCCAGCTCTCCTACAAGATTCGCTTCGGTGGCCAAAGACATGTGGTTCACATGAGAGTCAAGAAAAGCTTGCTGCCCAGACATTTCCCTGTCATCACCGATAATGACCAAGGCGCCATGCAGGAGGACTACCCCTTTGTCCCTCGAGACTGTTACTACTATGGCTACCTGGAAGGGGTTCCTGGGTCCATGGGCACACTGGACACCTGCCATGGGGGTCTGCGTGGCATGCTCCAGGTGGACGACTTCACTTACGAAATCAAACCCCTGGAAGCGTCTTCCAAATTTGAGCATGTGATTTCTCTGCTTGTGTTACAAAAAACACCCGGAGAGGATGAAAAATGTAAGATTGGAGGGGAAGATACAAATCAAGCAGATGAGGAGGCCTTGCTTGCTGAGATGCCCAGAGCAGGACCTGTGTATATGTGGTGGCCACACAGGAAATCCTTAAAAATGCACTATACAGTTTCTTACTCATTATATCTTCAGCAGACTAATCAGACACTTATAGTTGAGAATGTGATGATTTTAAACAACATAGTACATTCAATTTTTCTATATAACCTTGTTGAAGTTCATGTACGTTTGTTGTGCATATGGACAAGGACAGAAAAGTTTGAAGTAGGTGCCGGAAAATGGAGGTCTATTGACAATGCTGTAGCTCACTTTGGCTACTGGGAAATTAATCTCCATAACCTACATCCGCGTGATTGCTCAATTCTTTTTACTGGAGATAAAGCCCACCATGCTAATTATTTTGCCTTCAAGAGCGGATTGTGCAAACCCAACTGGGGATCATCATATATATTTCTAGCAAGATATCACATATTTATGGGGGCATCTCTTTCAGCACATGTTATATGCCATCTTTTCGGCTGTGACCATGATACATCAGGTTGTCACTGTTTCCGAAGAGCAAAATGTGTCATGGCTCCTGAGCCTGGTTTTCTAGATGTGATGAGCAATTGTTCTTATGGGTCACTTGCCAGTTGGGTTAACGGAAGGTGGGATGGTTGTTTGAGTGCTCGCAACATACCATATGATAATATTCCATATGTGGCTCCTCGTTGTGGTGATAAGATCAGAAATCTGAGGGaagactgtgactgtggcaccTTAAAAGACTGTGCTAAGGACAAGTGTTGTGAGAGCCATTGTGTTTTCACCCTTGGCAGTTCATGCTATCAAGGACCTTGCTGCATTGACTGTAAATATGCACAACCTGGAAAAGTGTGCAGAAATATACTTGGTATTTGCGACCTACCAGAATACTGTACTGGGACAACGCATGCTTGTCCAAGGGACAGTTATATCCAGGATGGAACCCCATGTTCACCACTGGCTGTTTGTGTGAGAGGAAACTGTAGTGACCGTGACATGCAGTGTCAGGCCCTCTTTGGCTTCAAAATAAAAGATGCTGCACCAGCGTGCTATAAAACATTGAATGTCAAGGGTGACCGATTTGGAAACTGTGGGGTGAAGCCGCACCAAGGAGGAAGTCGTCCTGTTCCATGTGAATTAGATGATATTTACTGCGGATTGCTGCACTGTACTGCTATCAGCAAAATTCCTAGTGGAAATGAGCACACTACATTTCGTCATATATTAGTACACGACGTTAAACCACAAACATGCTTTGGGTTCGATGCACACCATTCTTCACAAGTACCAGAAATGGGGCTTGTAGTTGATGGTGCATCATGTGGTCCAGGAAAATACTGCAAGGACCAAAACTGTACTTTTTATCCGGACTTGAGGTTTGACTGTGATGTCCAGAAATGCAATTTCAGAGGAGTCTGCAACAACAGAAAACACTGTCACTGTCAGCAAGGTTGGAAACCACCAAATTGTAGTGCCGTAGGAGCAGGGGGCAGTGTAGATAGTGGCCCTCCCCCTGATAAACACACGGATAGTGGAACCAAAATAGTAACGGAAATAGACAAGGAACTAGTTCTCCTGCTTCttcgttttttcctttttttgctttcgGTAGTTGTTGGTGCACTTTTCCAGCTATAA